In Drosophila nasuta strain 15112-1781.00 chromosome 2R, ASM2355853v1, whole genome shotgun sequence, a single genomic region encodes these proteins:
- the LOC132785023 gene encoding uncharacterized protein LOC132785023 isoform X1 codes for MNNSLDIKLREKIGSGSYGVVYEGIWITNARKCVKVAVKCLEKGNNKDSETNILQEIRNLQELKHENIVTFHGAYHQKNICLIFEYSDCGSLDDYMQQETVRVSNIEKLHWMLQCANGMEYLHSKKTFHRDLKTQNLLLFNNYRTLKICDFGTVKRYATENTELIGTIGYMAPEVCTADGKYTEKCDVFSYGITFWEVFAEKKPFDDLQKKNMHPVAIQNKINNGARPDINDMHICKGSDLIKAIIKKCWDRDPESRPTMKHLVAFLGIDLRLYIPIHFEDVDITEYFMNGRYGLCCKAYWRSGFSDKKVDVIFFQPDKPMEMDFLKEVYKLKELIHQNIVALYGVSRQFENSIFLLFECSTVSIHNLFHDQKCTNRDSYPKLEWIYQCLQGLDYLHSNNIVHGVLTTENLLLFDDCRNVKIFVIGKVDHIYLNAIANKEESVYVAPEVYDAPVYEGHSEEREFTKESDIYSFGIIMWEIVTAKNPVVEFKNKQPSTIVEIINDTIHTRTSDIRKIRNAIEECLKTAEYRPDTKELIRMLIS; via the exons ATGAATAACTCACTCGATATTAAACTGCGAGAGAAG ATTGGAAGCGGTAGTTATGGTGTTGTATATGAAGGAATTTGGATAACAAATGCTCGTAAATGTGTGAAGGTTGCTGTGAAATGTTTGGAAAAAGGCAATAATAAAGATTCGGAAACAAATATTCTTCAAGAAATCCGCAATTTACAAGAGCTCAAGCATGAAAATATTGTCACATTCCATGGCGCTTATCACCAAAAAAACATATGCCTCATTTTCGAGTACTCAGACTGTGGATCACTCGATGATTACATGCAACAAGAGACCGTAAGAGTTTCAAACATCGAAAAGCTTCACTGGATGTTGCAATGTGCcaat GGCATGGAATATTtgcacagcaaaaaaacatttcatcGCGATCTTAAAACTCAAAATCTTTtacttttcaataattatcgcacattaaaaatatgcgaTTTTGGTACTGTAAAACGATATGCAACAGAAAATACGGAACTTATTGGGACAATTGGTTATATGGCTCCAGAAGTTTGT ACTGCTGATGGTAAATATACGGAAAAGTGTGATGTGTTTAGCTATGGGATCACTTTCTGGGAAGTATTCGCTGAAAAGAAGCCATTTGATGACTTACAAAAGAAGAATATGCACCCTGTGgccattcaaaataaaattaataacg GTGCTCGTCCAGATATAAATGACATGCACATTTGTAAAGGTTCTGATCTTATAAaagcaataattaaaaagtgtTGGGATCGAGATCCAGAGAGTCGACCGACTATGAAACATCTTGTCGCTTTTCTAGGAATTGATTTAAGGCTTTACATACCTATACACTTCGAAGATGTAGATATTACAGAATAT TTTATGAATGGTAGATATGGTCTCTGCTGTAAAGCATATTGGCGATCTGGATTTTCAGACAAAAAAGTAGATGTGATATTTTTTCAACCAGACAAGCCAATGGAAATGGATTTCCTGAAAGAAGTCTATAAACTTAAAGAATTAATACATCAAAATATTGTGGCTTTATATGGAGTTTCTAGGCAATTTGAAAATTCGATTTTCTTGCTTTTTGAGTGTTCAACTGTATCGATTCACAACTTATTTCATGATCAAAAATGTACCAATAGAGATTCCTATCCTAAGCTAGAATGGATCTACCAGTGTCTCCAG GGTTTGGACTATTTGCATAGCAATAATATAGTCCACGGTGTTCTTACAACTGAAAACCTGTTACTTTTCGACGACTGTCGTAATGTAAAAATATTCGTTATTGGAAAAGTGGAtcacatatatttaaatgcaatagcTAACAAGGAAGAGTCAGTTTATGTTGCTCCAGAAGTTTATGATGCTCCAGTTTATGAGGGTCAT AGCGAAGAAAGGGAGTTCACAAAAGAGTCTGATATTTACAGCTTTGGCATAATTATGTGGGAAATAGTGACTGCAAAGAATCCAGTTGtcgaattcaaaaataaacaaccTTCAACTATTGTGGAAATTATTAATG ATACTATACACACTAGAACCTCAGATATCCGTAAAATAAGAAACGCTATTGAAGAATGCCTGAAAACTGCAGAATACCGTCCAGATACTAAGGAGCTGATTAGAATGTTAATTTCTTAA
- the LOC132785023 gene encoding mitogen-activated protein kinase kinase kinase 7-like isoform X2 produces the protein MNNSLDIKLREKIGSGSYGVVYEGIWITNARKCVKVAVKCLEKGNNKDSETNILQEIRNLQELKHENIVTFHGAYHQKNICLIFEYSDCGSLDDYMQQETVRVSNIEKLHWMLQCANGMEYLHSKKTFHRDLKTQNLLLFNNYRTLKICDFGTVKRYATENTELIGTIGYMAPEVCTADGKYTEKCDVFSYGITFWEVFAEKKPFDDLQKKNMHPVAIQNKINNGARPDINDMHICKGSDLIKAIIKKCWDRDPESRPTMKHLVAFLGIDLRLYIPIHFEDVDITEYFMNGRYGLCCKAYWRSGFSDKKVDVIFFQPDKPMEMDFLKEVYKLKELIHQNIVALYGVSRQFENSIFLLFECSTVSIHNLFHDQKCTNRDSYPKLEWIYQCLQGLDYLHSNNIVHGVLTTENLLLFDDCRNVKIFVIGKVDHIYLNAIANKEESVYVAPEVYDAPVYEGHVERRKGVHKRV, from the exons ATGAATAACTCACTCGATATTAAACTGCGAGAGAAG ATTGGAAGCGGTAGTTATGGTGTTGTATATGAAGGAATTTGGATAACAAATGCTCGTAAATGTGTGAAGGTTGCTGTGAAATGTTTGGAAAAAGGCAATAATAAAGATTCGGAAACAAATATTCTTCAAGAAATCCGCAATTTACAAGAGCTCAAGCATGAAAATATTGTCACATTCCATGGCGCTTATCACCAAAAAAACATATGCCTCATTTTCGAGTACTCAGACTGTGGATCACTCGATGATTACATGCAACAAGAGACCGTAAGAGTTTCAAACATCGAAAAGCTTCACTGGATGTTGCAATGTGCcaat GGCATGGAATATTtgcacagcaaaaaaacatttcatcGCGATCTTAAAACTCAAAATCTTTtacttttcaataattatcgcacattaaaaatatgcgaTTTTGGTACTGTAAAACGATATGCAACAGAAAATACGGAACTTATTGGGACAATTGGTTATATGGCTCCAGAAGTTTGT ACTGCTGATGGTAAATATACGGAAAAGTGTGATGTGTTTAGCTATGGGATCACTTTCTGGGAAGTATTCGCTGAAAAGAAGCCATTTGATGACTTACAAAAGAAGAATATGCACCCTGTGgccattcaaaataaaattaataacg GTGCTCGTCCAGATATAAATGACATGCACATTTGTAAAGGTTCTGATCTTATAAaagcaataattaaaaagtgtTGGGATCGAGATCCAGAGAGTCGACCGACTATGAAACATCTTGTCGCTTTTCTAGGAATTGATTTAAGGCTTTACATACCTATACACTTCGAAGATGTAGATATTACAGAATAT TTTATGAATGGTAGATATGGTCTCTGCTGTAAAGCATATTGGCGATCTGGATTTTCAGACAAAAAAGTAGATGTGATATTTTTTCAACCAGACAAGCCAATGGAAATGGATTTCCTGAAAGAAGTCTATAAACTTAAAGAATTAATACATCAAAATATTGTGGCTTTATATGGAGTTTCTAGGCAATTTGAAAATTCGATTTTCTTGCTTTTTGAGTGTTCAACTGTATCGATTCACAACTTATTTCATGATCAAAAATGTACCAATAGAGATTCCTATCCTAAGCTAGAATGGATCTACCAGTGTCTCCAG GGTTTGGACTATTTGCATAGCAATAATATAGTCCACGGTGTTCTTACAACTGAAAACCTGTTACTTTTCGACGACTGTCGTAATGTAAAAATATTCGTTATTGGAAAAGTGGAtcacatatatttaaatgcaatagcTAACAAGGAAGAGTCAGTTTATGTTGCTCCAGAAGTTTATGATGCTCCAGTTTATGAGGGTCATGTAg AGCGAAGAAAGGGAGTTCACAAAAGAGTCTGA
- the LOC132785853 gene encoding uncharacterized protein LOC132785853: protein MNNSLDIKLREKIGSGSYGVVYEGIWITNARKCVKVAVKCLEKGNNKDSETNILQEIRNLQELKHENIVTFHGAYHQKNICLIFEYSDCGSLDDYMQQETVRVSNIEKLHWMLQCANGMEYLHSKKTFHRDLKTQNLLLFNNYRTLKICDFGTVKRYATENTELIGTIGYMAPEVCTADGKYTEKCDVFSYGITFWEVFAEKKPFDELKKKNMHPLAIQNKIVNGARPNINDMQIFKDSNLIKAIIEKCWDRDPESRPSMKRLVSFLGIDLRLYIPINFEDIEITECFMNGRYGLGCKAYWRAGFVDRKMDVKIIRCNKQTEIDFLTEVYKLKALIHRNIVTLCGVSRFLEDECGQYYMLYDCANESLYDLLRTKRFTYGESLLKLEWMAQCLVGLDYLHSNNIVHGDLTTDNLLLFDDCRNVKIFFIGKVDQIFYNAIANKEESVYVAPEVHSGEREFTKESDIYSFGIIMWEIVTAKNPVVEFKNKQPSTIEEMINDTIQTGSSDIRKIRNAIEKCLKAAEYRPDTKELIKMLIS from the exons ATGAATAACTCACTCGATATTAAACTGCGAGAGAAG ATTGGAAGCGGTAGTTATGGTGTTGTATATGAAGGAATTTGGATAACAAATGCTCGTAAATGTGTGAAGGTTGCTGTGAAATGTTTGGAAAAAGGCAATAATAAAGATTCGGAAACAAATATTCTTCAAGAAATCCGCAATTTACAAGAGCTCAAGCATGAAAATATTGTCACATTCCATGGCGCTTATCACCAAAAAAACATATGCCTCATTTTCGAGTACTCAGACTGTGGATCACTCGATGATTACATGCAACAAGAGACCGTAAGAGTTTCAAACATCGAAAAGCTTCACTGGATGTTGCAATGTGCcaat GGCATGGAATATTtgcacagcaaaaaaacatttcatcGCGATCTTAAAACTCAAAATCTTTtacttttcaataattatcgcacattaaaaatatgcgaTTTTGGTACTGTAAAACGATATGCAACAGAAAATACGGAACTTATTGGGACAATTGGTTATATGGCTCCAGAAGTTTGT ACTGCTGATGGTAAATATACGGAAAAGTGTGATGTGTTTAGTTATGGGATCACTTTCTGGGAAGTATTCGCTGAAAAGAAGCCATTTGatgaattaaagaaaaaaaatatgcacCCTTTGGCCatccaaaacaaaattgttaatg GTGCTCGTCCAAATATAAATGACATGCAAATTTTTAAGGATTCTAATCTTATAAAGGCAATAATTGAAAAGTGTTGGGATCGAGATCCAGAAAGTCGACCGAGTATGAAACGTCTTGTCTCTTTTCTAGGAATTGATTTAAGACTTTATATACCTATAAACTTCGAAGATATAGAGATTACAGAATGT TTTATGAATGGTAGATATGGTCTCGGCTGTAAAGCATATTGGCGAGCAGGATTTGTAGACAGAAAAATGGATGTGAAAATAATTCGATGCAATAAACAAACGGAAATAGATTTCTTGACAGAAGTCTACAAACTTAAAGCTTTAATACATAGAAATATTGTGACATTATGTGGAGTTTCTAGGTTTTTGGAAGACGAATGCGGCCAATATTATATGCTTTATGATTGTGCAAATGAATCGCTTTACGATTTATTGCGAACAAAACGATTTACTTATGGAGAATCTCTTCTTAAGTTGGAATGGATGGCGCAGTGTCTAGTG GGTTTGGACTATTTGCATAGCAATAATATAGTCCACGGTGATCTTACAACTGACAACCTTCTACTCTTCGATGACTGTCGTaatgtaaaaatattctttattgGAAAAGTggatcaaatattttataatgcaATAGCTAACAAGGAAGAGTCAGTTTATGTGGCTCCAGAAGttcat AGCGGAGAAAGGGAGTTCACAAAAGAGTCTGACATTTACAGCTTTGGCATAATTATGTGGGAAATAGTGACTGCAAAGAATCCAGTTGtcgaattcaaaaataaacaaccTTCGACTATTGAGGAAATGATTAATG ATACTATACAGACTGGAAGCTCAGATATCCGTAAAATAAGAAACGCTATTGAAAAATGCCTGAAAGCTGCAGAATACCGACCAGATACTAAGGAGCtgattaaaatgttaatttcttAA